The Chlorocebus sabaeus isolate Y175 chromosome 20, mChlSab1.0.hap1, whole genome shotgun sequence genomic sequence TGATGAACAATACTGCCAATGTAGGGGTAGGCTTAATTGCATCATGGGCTCAGGACGCAGTGGGTTTAGCAACTGCAGttatatctctttttttaaacatatctCTTCGGGAGCAACATGTCTAAATAATATCCCAGGAATACGTTATGTGTTTAAGAGATGTGGAAACAAAATTGTGGAAGACAATGAGGAATGTGATTGTGGTTCCACAGAGGAGTGTCAGAAAGATCGGTGTTGCCAATCAAATTGTAAGTTGCAACCAGGTGCCAACTGTAGCATTGGACTTTGCTGTCATGGTTGTCGGTTTCGTCCATCTGGATACATGTGTAGGcaggaagaaaatgaatgtgaCCTTGCAGAGTACTGTGACGGGAATTCAAGTTCCTGCCCAAATGATGTTTATAAGCAGGATGGAACCCCTTGCAAGTATAAAGGCCGTTGTTTCAGGAAGGGGTGCAGATCCAGATATATGCAGTGCCAAAGCATTTTTGGACCTGATGCCATGGAGGCTCCTAGTGAGTGCTATGATGCAGTTAACTTAATAGGTGATCAATTTGGTAACTGTGAGATTACAGGAATtcgaaattttaaaaagtgtgaaagGGCAAATTCAATATGTGGCAGGCTACAGTGTATAAATGTCGAAACCATCCCTGATTTGCCAGAGCATACGACTATCATTTCTACTCATTTAGGGGTAGAAAATCTCATGTGCTGGGGCACAGGCTATCATCTATCCATGAAACCCATGGGGATACCTGACCTGGGTATGATAAATGATGGCACCTCCTGTGGAGAAGACCGGGTATGTTTTAACAAAAATTGCGTCAATACCTCAGTCCTGAAGTTTGACTGTTTGCCTGAGAAATGCAATACCCGAGGTGTttgcaacaacagaaaaaactGCCACTGCATGTATGGCTGGGCACCTCCATTCTGTGAGGAGGTGGGGTATGGAGGAAGCATTGACAGTGGGCCTCCAGGACTGTTCGGAGGGGAGATTCCCCGGTCAATTCGGATTGTGTCCATCATAATGTTTCGCCTTTTTTTATTAATCCTTTCAGCGGTTTTTGTGTTTTTCCGACAAGAGATAGGAAACTATTTAAAATCCAAACAGGAAAAAATGCCACCATCCAAAGCAGAAACTGAACAGGaagaatctaaaacaaaaactggagaggAAGAATCTAAAGCAAAAACCGAACAGGAAGAATCTAAAGCAAAAACTGGACAGGAAGCATCTAAAGCAAAAACTGGACAGGAAGCATCTAAAGCAAAAACTGGACAGGAAGCATCTAAAGCAAACACTGAAAGTAAAGGACCCAAAGCAAAGAgtgtcaagaaagaaaaaaagtaaccagTTAATCCATACTCATTCAGTAACACACGCTCATTTATTTAACCAGCTAAGCATTTATCCAAAGGCTTTCCATTCTTCTCccaatatttttttactttaatttttcccACAAGTTTTAATCAGCAAATAAATGGCATTCTTGTTTTGGAAACAAACCAGTGCATTCTACTTCTCTAGTATTCACTTGCCCCTCAGTTTGTGATCAAGTTGTGGGTATTTTGAAAATCCTGCTCTAATGGCTTTTCCATCCACTAAAGCTCTGAAAGTAGCGAGTTTCCTAGAATTACTGTTGTATTCAAGGTGTAGTCTTATTTCTCAGAATCCCAGGGAACAAAGCAATTGTCtgcctctccctcttcttccctcaACTTGGTCCATGTGATCATCCACACCTGCACCCATGCTGATCAATAAATGCCGACAAcgtattttatgaataaaaaaacGCTTCTAGAAGCATTTTTCAGTATTTGGGGTGATCTCAGGTGGGTTAATGACACCGATGTGTCCTAACTCTTGCATTGCACCACAGTGCAATGATGACAAGATGATGCCAGGCCTTGGTGGTGTCCTGGGGCAAGGCTGTTAAGAAAATTTTGCGTTTGCAGTGTCTTGCTTGCAGGGGCAGATCTTTTGTGAGTGCGTGTGTGCTGAGTGACACCTGGCCCCATGTTTACCACTCTCCTAAGTAGCACAGAGGAGGAGTGAGGAACGCATTTCACTCCCAAGGACCTCCGTGTCTCTGCCTCCACATCTTCCTTCCCATTTGCACAGTGCTTTGGGTGGGAGGAGAGGACTGAGGGGTGCCTTGGCAGGAGTCAGTATCCACTTCTTATATCCAAGGGGGGATCATCCCTCTCAGATTTGTGTCAGCCCaagctttttggttttgttctagGCTGGGTCTTCCTGCTGTTTTCTCATCTTACCCCagtgctcctctccctcctcaggCAACACCGCAGGCCTGCAGTGCCCCATCTcaatctcctgttttgttttttgttttttatttttgtgaggcagagtctcgctctgtcgcccaggctggagtgcagtggcgcaatctcggctcactgaaagctccgcctctggggttcaggccattctcctgcctcagcctccggagtagctgggactacaggcgcccgccacctcgcccggttaattatttgtatttttagtagagacagggtttcaccatgtcagccaggatggtctccatctgctgacctcgtgatccgcccaccttggcctcccaaagtgctgggattacaggcgtgagccactgtgcccggcctcctgtTTCTTAGTCACACTTCTAATGAAAGATGAGCTTGCAGCAGTCTCACAGGGAAAGCTGGTCCCCAGACGGTTTTTTTCTCAGTGTATGTGCCAGCAGCCTTCTAAGAGCTTCATGCCTATTACTAACATGCATACTGCTGAAAACAGTTCCATGAGATAGGtgtcattattttctcattttacagaagagaaactgaggcactgcgAGGTTAAATAACCTGCCTGAAgttacacagctaataagtaaTGACATTATTCAAGGAAACTTTACATGAACATTAGAAAATTGAGTTgagatcatttatttaaaaatcataaggatATTTACacattaggattttaaaaaatctttgaatgtaataaaatacacatacTATAATATTGACCATCTTAACCGTTTTTATGTGTGTGGTTCAGCGGTGTTAAGTAttttacattgttgtgcaaataatctccagaactcttttcatcttgcaaaactgaaatccCATACCCATTAAACCACAATTCTCCATTCTTCTGTCCCTTTACCCCTCCCAACCAGCATCCTACTTTCTATCTGTGTGAATTTGGCTAATCTAGgtacttcatataaatagaatctcatagtatttgcccttttgtgattggcttatttcacttagcacaatgtctttagggttcatctatgttgtagtatTTTGTGTTGGAATTTCCTTATTTTGTAAGGCTGAATGGTAGCTAGATGTTTCTGTGTACCACATTGTGTCTAATCATTCTTCACTGAGAgccacttgggttgcttctaccttttgccTATTGTGAGTAAGGCTGCCATGAACATAGGTATACAAACATCTGTTCATGTCTCTGCTTTcgattcttttggatataaatcCAGAAGTGAAATCGCTAGATCATGGGgtagttctatttctaattttttaaggaattgccatactgtttcccataacAGCTGCACCtttttatattcccactagcagtgtacaaaggttccaatttctctacatcctccccAACACTAGTATTTTCTGGTTTTTACAGATAATAGCCATCTTAAT encodes the following:
- the ADAM30 gene encoding disintegrin and metalloproteinase domain-containing protein 30, whose protein sequence is MRSVQILLSQCRLLLVLVPTVLLLNSLGEDIIFHPQGEFDSFEITIPEKLSFRGEVQGVVIPVSYLLQLKGKKHVLHLWPKRLLLPRHLRVFSFTEHGELLEDHPYIPKDCNYMGSVEESLDSKATISTCMGGLRGVFNIDAKHYQIEPLKASPSFEHVVYLLKKEQFGNQVCGLSDDEIEWQMAPYENKARLRDYPGSYKHPKYLELILLFDHSRYSFVNNNLSQVIHDGIILTAIMDTYFQDVRMRIHLKALEVWTDFDKIRLGLPALADVLGRFVIYKKSILNTRLSSDWAHLYLQRKYNDALAWSFGKVCSLEYAGSVSTLLDANILAPATWSAHELGHAVGMLHDEQYCQCRGRLNCIMGSGRSGFSNCSYISFFKHISSGATCLNNIPGIRYVFKRCGNKIVEDNEECDCGSTEECQKDRCCQSNCKLQPGANCSIGLCCHGCRFRPSGYMCRQEENECDLAEYCDGNSSSCPNDVYKQDGTPCKYKGRCFRKGCRSRYMQCQSIFGPDAMEAPSECYDAVNLIGDQFGNCEITGIRNFKKCERANSICGRLQCINVETIPDLPEHTTIISTHLGVENLMCWGTGYHLSMKPMGIPDLGMINDGTSCGEDRVCFNKNCVNTSVLKFDCLPEKCNTRGVCNNRKNCHCMYGWAPPFCEEVGYGGSIDSGPPGLFGGEIPRSIRIVSIIMFRLFLLILSAVFVFFRQEIGNYLKSKQEKMPPSKAETEQEESKTKTGEEESKAKTEQEESKAKTGQEASKAKTGQEASKAKTGQEASKANTESKGPKAKSVKKEKK